DNA sequence from the Podospora pseudocomata strain CBS 415.72m chromosome 2 map unlocalized CBS415.72m_2.2, whole genome shotgun sequence genome:
CACAGCCACCATGTCAACCGCTTTTGTTAGACGCACCACCAAGATCCTGATCTTGAACCCCAACTCCTCTGCATCCATGACCcatggggttgaggaggccATTCGGGGTATAAATCTACCTTTGGTATGTGCATGTCACTTGACCTATGTTCATGGAGTATACCGCGTGCCCAAATCTCTAACAGTGCAGAACCAGTCGACCGAGATTTACACTtacacagcaccaccagcatctCCAGCATCAATCAACGACGGTGATGACGTGCAGCAGAGCGCAGACGTTGTTCTGCGCAACCTCCAAGAGACGGGCATCCTCAAGGAATATGATGCCGTACTGGTTGCTTGCTATTCCGTGCACCCTCTGgtccatctcatccaggAAAACTGGCCCCATCTTGCTGTGACGGGCATTTTTGAAGCGAGCATCGTAACGTCGCTGTCACTGCTGCCCTACCAAGACAATTGGGGCATCGTCACAACCGGGAAGTTCTGGGAGAAGCACCTGTCTGACGGCGTGCACCACTTCGTTGGAAGTGaaaacagcaacagcagatTTGCCGGTGTCGAGACCACTGGTCTGAATGCTGGGGATTTCCACGGTGGCGTTGACCCTGTCGTGGTTCGACAAAAGCTATGCGAAGCTACGAAGAGACTGCTGGACCGT
Encoded proteins:
- the DCG1 gene encoding Protein dcg1 (COG:E; EggNog:ENOG503P15C) encodes the protein MGNFTQHESLDLAGVVILRIHLDFGNHLDISRDYDTTATMSTAFVRRTTKILILNPNSSASMTHGVEEAIRGINLPLSTEIYTYTAPPASPASINDGDDVQQSADVVLRNLQETGILKEYDAVLVACYSVHPLVHLIQENWPHLAVTGIFEASIVTSLSLLPYQDNWGIVTTGKFWEKHLSDGVHHFVGSENSNSRFAGVETTGLNAGDFHGGVDPVVVRQKLCEATKRLLDRGVQAVVMGCAGMAGLEDIIRSVATEGRGEEAGKKLLVIDGVKAGVGLLEQMVRNKRMFQRS